The Hyphomonas sediminis genome contains a region encoding:
- a CDS encoding CaiB/BaiF CoA transferase family protein encodes MTRLLEGIRILSVEQYGAGPYGTQLLADLGAEVIKVEDGARGGDVSRAVGPYLLGEGDSDFFQTFSKGKKSINIDLKSADGRALFDALVKTADAVVNNLRGDQPAKLGLDFARLQAINPKIVCAHLSAYGRDNSRAGWPGYDYLMQAEAGFMLATGEPEGPPIRCGLSIIDFHTGSHLATAILAGILGAQRSGEGCDVDVTLFDTALHQLSYPATWYLNRGHATERLPRGAHPSIAPSQLVKTKDGWGLLMCQTPKFWDLFCELADAAHLKADPRFATNPARHENLAELTAVVDHILSQRTSQEWIEHFAGQVPFAPVLDIPNALDNPYLAETEMIEVVAHPSKPEGLRTLASPFRVNGQRPVTSRAPELGENNAEFADAVKP; translated from the coding sequence ATGACCCGGCTTCTTGAAGGCATCCGCATTCTTTCCGTCGAGCAGTATGGTGCGGGGCCTTACGGCACGCAGCTGCTCGCTGACCTGGGCGCGGAGGTCATCAAGGTGGAGGATGGCGCGCGGGGCGGCGATGTCTCGCGCGCGGTTGGGCCTTACCTGCTGGGCGAGGGGGATTCCGACTTCTTCCAGACCTTTTCGAAGGGCAAGAAGTCGATCAACATCGACCTCAAAAGCGCCGACGGCCGGGCGCTGTTCGACGCGCTGGTGAAGACCGCCGATGCGGTGGTCAACAATCTGCGCGGCGATCAGCCAGCGAAACTGGGACTGGACTTTGCCCGCCTGCAGGCCATCAATCCGAAGATCGTCTGCGCCCACCTGTCCGCTTACGGACGGGACAATTCGCGGGCTGGCTGGCCGGGCTATGACTATCTGATGCAGGCCGAAGCCGGTTTCATGCTGGCGACCGGCGAGCCGGAAGGGCCGCCGATCCGCTGCGGGCTGTCGATCATCGACTTCCATACCGGTAGCCATCTGGCGACGGCGATCCTGGCTGGCATTCTGGGCGCCCAGCGCTCGGGCGAAGGCTGCGACGTGGATGTGACGCTGTTTGACACGGCGCTGCACCAGCTTTCCTATCCGGCCACCTGGTATCTCAACCGGGGGCACGCGACGGAGCGCCTTCCGCGCGGGGCGCACCCGTCCATCGCGCCAAGCCAGCTTGTGAAAACGAAAGATGGCTGGGGCCTGTTGATGTGTCAGACACCGAAATTCTGGGATCTGTTCTGCGAGCTGGCCGATGCAGCGCATTTGAAGGCCGATCCGCGCTTCGCAACCAATCCGGCACGGCATGAAAACCTGGCGGAGCTGACGGCGGTTGTTGACCATATCCTCAGCCAGCGGACGAGCCAGGAATGGATCGAGCATTTTGCCGGGCAGGTGCCGTTTGCGCCTGTGCTGGATATTCCGAATGCGCTGGACAATCCCTATCTGGCCGAGACCGAGATGATCGAAGTTGTGGCCCACCCCTCAAAGCCCGAGGGCCTGCGCACGCTCGCGTCGCCATTCCGGGTCAACGGACAGCGCCCGGTCACTTCGCGCGCGCCCGAACTTGGCGAGAACAATGCCGAGTTTGCCGACGCCGTTAAACCATGA
- a CDS encoding HpcH/HpaI aldolase/citrate lyase family protein, whose protein sequence is MPSVYRSFLFVPGARPDRFAKAVAAGADAVIIDLEDAVLPGDKDKARADVLAFVAEWTGKGLAVRINSPRTAHGCADIAAFAACGVLSKLDFIMVPKAETAVDLEIVAEALGSDVPLVAVMESGRSLANVQAVAAKATGGMLFGGADFSASLGADLANWDAMLTARGLVAAACGAAGIPAYDVPFLDVKDPAGLAETTNKARLMGFSGRACIHPDQVSVVNAAFTPSDADIAEAQAIIDALNAAEGGAVLHKGKLVDRPVILAAERVLAKAKSV, encoded by the coding sequence ATGCCTTCAGTTTATCGCTCCTTCCTGTTTGTTCCCGGCGCCCGGCCGGACCGGTTCGCCAAGGCCGTCGCCGCAGGGGCCGACGCAGTCATCATCGACCTGGAAGATGCGGTGTTGCCCGGTGACAAGGACAAGGCCCGCGCCGATGTTCTGGCATTCGTTGCGGAATGGACGGGCAAGGGCCTCGCCGTGCGCATAAACTCGCCGCGCACCGCGCACGGCTGCGCCGACATCGCGGCCTTTGCTGCATGCGGTGTGCTTTCAAAGCTCGATTTCATCATGGTGCCGAAGGCCGAGACGGCGGTGGACCTTGAGATTGTTGCCGAAGCGCTCGGCTCGGATGTGCCGCTTGTGGCGGTGATGGAGAGCGGCCGGTCTCTGGCCAACGTGCAGGCGGTTGCCGCAAAGGCGACGGGCGGCATGCTGTTTGGTGGCGCCGATTTTTCCGCCAGCCTGGGCGCAGACCTTGCCAATTGGGACGCGATGCTGACGGCGCGCGGCCTTGTGGCGGCGGCCTGCGGCGCAGCCGGCATTCCGGCCTACGACGTGCCGTTCCTGGATGTGAAAGATCCGGCGGGGCTAGCTGAAACCACCAATAAGGCGCGCCTCATGGGCTTCTCCGGGCGCGCCTGCATCCACCCCGATCAGGTCTCCGTCGTCAACGCTGCGTTCACGCCGAGCGATGCCGACATCGCCGAAGCACAAGCCATCATCGACGCGCTCAATGCCGCTGAAGGCGGCGCTGTGCTGCACAAGGGCAAGCTGGTGGACCGCCCCGTCATTCTCGCGGCTGAGCGCGTGCTCGCCAAAGCAAAATCAGTCTAA
- a CDS encoding SDR family NAD(P)-dependent oxidoreductase → MGTLTGKTAVITGSGRRKGLGEAIARRLAAEGANIVISDVGKTRDAATGEGHIGTTDEMESIAQELRRLGVSVSTCVCDVRSLEEVRALAKHAADTHGSLDIWVNNAGIGYIMKPLLEVSEADWRAVIDVNLTGAFFGLKAAAEAMIGQGKGGRIINIASQAAKSGFPHAQAYTSSKHGLVGLVRSAAIELGPHGITVNNVCPNHVTTGLGAWQNEYFSKVTGHASVEDYMTNMANRIPMRRPGLPEDTANAVAWLCTDQAAYITAESMNVSGGEEPH, encoded by the coding sequence ATGGGAACGCTTACAGGCAAAACAGCCGTCATCACCGGCTCCGGGCGCCGGAAGGGCCTCGGCGAGGCGATTGCCCGCCGGCTGGCGGCTGAGGGCGCCAATATCGTCATCTCCGACGTGGGCAAGACGCGCGACGCCGCCACGGGCGAAGGCCATATCGGCACGACGGACGAGATGGAATCGATTGCGCAGGAGCTGCGCAGGCTGGGCGTGAGTGTTTCGACCTGCGTCTGCGATGTTCGCAGCCTGGAGGAAGTGCGCGCGCTGGCAAAACATGCCGCCGACACGCACGGATCGCTCGATATCTGGGTGAACAATGCCGGCATCGGCTACATCATGAAGCCGCTGCTGGAGGTTTCCGAAGCAGACTGGCGCGCGGTGATCGATGTGAACCTGACGGGGGCATTCTTTGGCCTCAAGGCGGCAGCCGAAGCCATGATCGGGCAGGGCAAAGGCGGGCGGATCATCAATATCGCCAGCCAGGCGGCCAAGTCCGGCTTTCCTCATGCGCAGGCTTACACCTCTTCCAAGCACGGCCTTGTCGGCCTTGTCCGCTCTGCTGCCATCGAGCTTGGGCCGCATGGCATCACCGTCAACAATGTCTGCCCGAACCATGTGACGACCGGCCTGGGTGCGTGGCAGAACGAGTATTTCTCGAAGGTCACCGGACATGCCTCGGTTGAGGATTACATGACCAACATGGCCAACCGCATTCCGATGCGCCGGCCAGGCCTGCCGGAAGACACGGCGAACGCCGTTGCGTGGCTCTGCACCGATCAGGCCGCCTACATAACCGCTGAAAGCATGAACGTTTCCGGAGGGGAGGAACCCCATTGA
- a CDS encoding MaoC family dehydratase → MVQNWKEVGPKRYRETFGRYFEDFNVGDIYEHRPGKTVTEYDNHLFTLLTLNTHPMHFDAEFAKASEFKKNLVVSPYTLALLIGMSVTDTSQKAIANLGMDEVKFTAPVFAGDTIYGESEVLAKRESQSRPGQGIVTIVTRGFNQDGTQVCTFKRNMLIPGRGNAVEDKVGNY, encoded by the coding sequence ATGGTTCAGAACTGGAAAGAAGTCGGCCCGAAGCGCTATCGTGAAACCTTTGGGCGCTATTTTGAAGACTTCAACGTTGGCGACATCTACGAACACCGCCCCGGCAAGACCGTTACCGAATACGACAACCACCTGTTCACGCTGCTGACGCTGAACACGCACCCGATGCACTTCGATGCAGAGTTCGCGAAAGCCTCCGAGTTCAAGAAAAACCTTGTCGTGAGCCCTTACACGCTTGCCCTGCTGATCGGCATGAGCGTGACGGACACGAGCCAGAAAGCCATCGCCAATCTGGGCATGGACGAAGTGAAATTCACGGCGCCTGTTTTCGCAGGCGATACGATTTACGGTGAAAGCGAAGTGCTGGCCAAGCGCGAGAGCCAGAGCCGTCCCGGCCAGGGCATTGTCACCATCGTGACGCGCGGCTTCAATCAGGATGGCACGCAGGTCTGTACCTTCAAGCGCAACATGCTGATCCCCGGCCGTGGCAATGCGGTTGAAGACAAGGTCGGCAACTACTGA
- a CDS encoding CaiB/BaiF CoA transferase family protein, translating into MKLSGYKVLDLSAFLPGPHMTMMMADHGADVIMVEPANGLGEPVREIGEKTVDGNTVWFRNVARGKRSLKLNLKDPAGVELLLKLAEEADVFVEAFRPGVVKRLGVDYEAVSKRNPKIVYCSISAFGQEGTYATKPAHDLTVQALAGIVDLGRGLTDDRPAAPPIPFADAAASLMALSGILMALLRRTETGKGDYIDMSMYDAAIAWTPNVLGPTFAEDRAPEPKKMRSFGGSAMYSIYPTSDDGHIVLGGSEIKFAENLLAALGRPDLLQYAKVPPGDGQEPLKEFFRETFASGSLAKWCAFLAPVDCCWAPVRSLKEAFEDPFTAERGMVFSDANGYRHVGPPIRFSDEPPQPNPALPAYGQHSEIIAREAGLPAQEIAELLERGTI; encoded by the coding sequence ATGAAGCTTTCCGGGTACAAGGTCCTCGATCTTTCGGCCTTCCTGCCGGGACCGCACATGACCATGATGATGGCCGACCATGGCGCCGATGTTATCATGGTGGAGCCAGCCAATGGGCTTGGCGAACCGGTGCGCGAGATTGGCGAGAAGACTGTGGACGGCAATACCGTCTGGTTCCGGAATGTGGCGCGCGGCAAGCGTAGCCTGAAGCTGAATCTCAAGGACCCTGCCGGCGTGGAGCTTCTGCTGAAGCTTGCCGAAGAGGCCGACGTGTTTGTTGAGGCGTTCCGGCCCGGCGTCGTCAAACGGCTCGGCGTGGATTATGAGGCTGTTTCGAAACGCAATCCGAAGATCGTTTATTGCTCCATTTCCGCCTTCGGGCAGGAGGGGACTTACGCCACAAAGCCGGCGCATGACCTGACCGTTCAGGCTTTGGCCGGGATTGTCGATCTTGGCCGTGGACTGACGGATGACAGGCCTGCGGCGCCGCCGATTCCGTTTGCGGATGCCGCCGCTTCTCTCATGGCGCTATCAGGTATCCTGATGGCGCTGCTGCGGCGCACGGAAACCGGCAAAGGCGACTATATCGATATGTCGATGTATGACGCGGCCATTGCCTGGACGCCGAATGTGCTGGGGCCGACTTTTGCGGAAGATCGGGCGCCGGAGCCCAAGAAGATGCGCAGCTTTGGCGGATCGGCGATGTATTCCATCTATCCGACATCGGATGACGGGCACATCGTGCTTGGTGGTTCGGAGATTAAGTTCGCTGAGAACCTGCTGGCGGCGCTGGGGCGGCCCGATCTGCTGCAATATGCGAAGGTTCCTCCTGGCGATGGCCAGGAGCCGTTGAAGGAATTTTTCCGCGAGACATTTGCATCCGGCTCGCTGGCGAAATGGTGTGCTTTCCTCGCGCCGGTCGATTGTTGCTGGGCGCCGGTACGGAGCCTCAAGGAGGCCTTTGAAGATCCGTTCACGGCGGAGCGTGGAATGGTGTTCTCCGATGCGAATGGGTATCGTCACGTCGGTCCGCCGATCCGGTTCTCTGACGAACCGCCGCAGCCTAATCCGGCGCTGCCTGCCTATGGGCAGCACTCAGAGATCATCGCGCGCGAAGCAGGGCTGCCCGCGCAGGAGATTGCAGAACTTTTGGAGAGGGGAACCATCTGA
- a CDS encoding polysaccharide deacetylase family protein, whose product MTKLPLDPAPEGFSWPGGAKLALSVVVNVEEGAERRIDEGDKRPEPVDELGAVPGKPIRVHGNETNYQYGINRGAPRVIQVLDKAGINATWTVCGLALEKAPWLAKAIMERGDEPCNHGYKWAFTAFMDEEAERAFIAKGTESIEKTCGRKPAGWLSRYLHTDITRRLILEQGYSYHMDDYSDDFPYWAKVPMADGSEKPMVVLPYAIDSNDMKFWLSPSFTPDMWLDYARRSFDWLYEESQREGARMMSLGLHLRIIGRPGRIKAFADFLEHVKGHPDVWVATREQIAAHFASQVSSDTAR is encoded by the coding sequence TTGACCAAACTACCACTTGATCCTGCGCCCGAAGGTTTTTCCTGGCCGGGCGGGGCGAAACTCGCCCTGTCTGTTGTCGTAAACGTCGAAGAGGGCGCCGAGCGCCGCATCGACGAAGGCGACAAACGCCCTGAGCCGGTCGACGAGCTGGGCGCCGTGCCGGGCAAGCCGATCCGCGTGCATGGCAACGAAACCAACTATCAGTATGGCATCAATCGCGGCGCGCCGCGGGTGATCCAGGTCCTCGACAAGGCGGGCATCAACGCCACCTGGACGGTCTGTGGCCTCGCGCTGGAGAAGGCGCCGTGGTTGGCAAAAGCCATCATGGAGCGGGGCGATGAGCCATGTAACCACGGCTATAAGTGGGCCTTCACCGCTTTCATGGACGAGGAGGCCGAGCGCGCCTTCATCGCCAAAGGCACCGAAAGCATCGAGAAAACCTGTGGCCGCAAGCCGGCTGGCTGGCTCTCGCGCTATCTGCATACGGATATTACGCGCCGCCTGATTCTCGAGCAGGGCTATTCCTATCATATGGACGACTATTCGGATGATTTCCCTTATTGGGCAAAGGTTCCGATGGCGGACGGATCGGAAAAGCCGATGGTCGTGTTGCCTTATGCGATTGATTCCAACGATATGAAGTTCTGGCTGTCGCCGAGCTTCACACCGGACATGTGGCTGGATTATGCGCGCCGGTCTTTCGACTGGCTGTATGAAGAAAGCCAGCGGGAAGGGGCGCGGATGATGAGCCTTGGCCTGCACCTGCGCATCATCGGCCGGCCGGGTCGGATCAAGGCGTTTGCCGACTTCCTGGAACATGTGAAGGGGCATCCTGATGTCTGGGTTGCAACGCGCGAGCAGATCGCGGCGCATTTCGCCAGCCAGGTTTCTTCAGACACGGCGCGATAG
- a CDS encoding VOC family protein produces MRASITASLGALLLSAACASAPVAELEPVSTPAAVTAPALLGAENPYPVHPINLRRTTLIVRDLDTSLLLYRDALGFDVVYDQELTSPDLKTRHETDGVNRSRLVLTQTNSGAMGMIGLWQFLDQTEKEQAAPDEADFTPGEMVLLFNTTDLEGRFVAASAVPGVKVISAPAERRYPSPAGDIVVMVSMLVDPDGHTIELNQMISDPRASE; encoded by the coding sequence ATGAGAGCCAGCATTACCGCATCACTGGGGGCTTTGCTCCTTTCTGCCGCTTGCGCGAGCGCGCCTGTTGCAGAGCTGGAACCGGTTTCGACACCCGCGGCCGTGACCGCACCGGCGCTGCTGGGGGCGGAAAACCCCTATCCCGTGCATCCCATCAATCTGCGGCGAACAACGCTGATCGTCCGCGATCTGGATACATCGCTTCTGCTCTATCGCGACGCGCTGGGCTTTGATGTTGTTTATGATCAGGAGCTGACCTCGCCCGACCTCAAGACCCGGCATGAAACCGATGGCGTGAACCGCTCCCGCCTGGTGTTGACCCAGACCAATAGCGGCGCAATGGGGATGATCGGCCTGTGGCAGTTCCTTGATCAGACGGAGAAGGAACAGGCGGCGCCCGATGAGGCGGACTTCACGCCGGGCGAGATGGTGCTGCTGTTCAACACAACCGATCTTGAGGGGCGATTCGTGGCCGCCTCTGCCGTGCCGGGAGTGAAGGTGATCAGCGCGCCAGCGGAGCGGCGCTATCCTTCGCCCGCAGGCGACATCGTTGTGATGGTGTCGATGCTGGTGGATCCCGATGGTCATACGATTGAGCTCAACCAGATGATCTCTGACCCCCGCGCTTCAGAATAG
- a CDS encoding GntR family transcriptional regulator has translation MNNIQPRYRQIADELRLLIASGRLKPGDALPTEMELCEAKDISRHTAREALRILTEDGLIARRRGAGTVVTTPPAPAFAQPIGDFESILQYARDAVFSPEKMRPATSAEMKRMGVDGSYITYTGLRRASGEAPLAVTTILVLNRLAPPMEELSHLNGSISEWIEGEHGAAVANVIQRMEAVALSKTDATRLGVKPDSPALRTLRRYIDTAGQTILVSESLHPAGRFAYEMKLTRQRK, from the coding sequence TTGAACAATATCCAGCCGCGTTACCGTCAGATCGCCGATGAGCTGCGCCTGCTCATCGCTTCAGGCCGCCTGAAACCTGGCGACGCGCTGCCGACCGAAATGGAACTATGCGAAGCGAAGGACATTTCCCGACACACTGCACGAGAAGCGCTGCGCATCCTTACTGAAGATGGCCTGATCGCCCGCCGCCGCGGCGCCGGAACGGTTGTCACAACGCCGCCCGCCCCTGCCTTCGCCCAGCCGATCGGCGATTTCGAATCCATCCTGCAATACGCCCGCGATGCCGTCTTCTCCCCCGAGAAAATGCGGCCGGCCACCAGCGCTGAAATGAAACGCATGGGCGTCGACGGAAGCTACATCACCTATACCGGCCTGCGCCGCGCTTCCGGGGAAGCGCCCCTCGCCGTCACCACCATTCTCGTGCTCAATCGCCTGGCGCCGCCGATGGAAGAACTATCACATCTCAATGGCTCGATCTCCGAATGGATCGAAGGCGAGCATGGCGCCGCAGTCGCAAATGTCATTCAACGGATGGAAGCTGTCGCCCTCAGCAAGACGGATGCAACACGCCTGGGCGTGAAGCCCGACTCGCCCGCGCTGCGCACCCTGCGGCGCTACATCGACACCGCCGGCCAGACGATCCTGGTTTCAGAAAGCCTGCACCCCGCAGGACGCTTTGCCTACGAGATGAAGCTTACCCGCCAGCGCAAATAG
- a CDS encoding REDY-like protein HapK yields MGTRIVALFNLKPGISVADYENWARTKDIPTVNGLKSVDAFEVFRSTGVLGSDAKPPYAYIEIIDVADMEGFGGEVGTEAMQKIAAEFQAMADDLVFILTDKLV; encoded by the coding sequence ATGGGCACTCGAATTGTCGCACTTTTCAATCTCAAACCCGGCATCTCTGTCGCAGATTACGAAAACTGGGCGAGAACCAAGGATATCCCAACCGTCAACGGACTGAAATCGGTTGATGCATTCGAGGTTTTCCGCTCGACCGGCGTGCTCGGTTCGGATGCAAAGCCGCCTTACGCTTATATCGAGATCATCGATGTCGCCGATATGGAAGGCTTTGGCGGCGAAGTCGGCACCGAGGCGATGCAGAAGATTGCCGCTGAATTCCAGGCCATGGCCGACGATCTCGTCTTCATCCTCACCGACAAGTTGGTCTGA
- a CDS encoding acyl-CoA dehydrogenase family protein, with protein MADTTYLSEEDERQILDSIQKWIEKKVAPVAMKLEHDNEWPADLVNDMTELGLFGALIHPDYGGLGLSATTYSKIVTMISEEWMSLSGIFNSHLMMSIVVQKFGTDKQKEYWLPKFASGELRGALGLTEPDAGTDLQGIRTAARRQGDKYIVNGTKTWISNAIEGHCVALLVKTDPEASPRYKGMSILITPKINPETREPLKGIKNGRKLEKLGYKGIDSGEFIFEDYECDADLCLVGGEEGQGFFMATGGLEIGRINVAARSVGIARRALRESVQYSQIRKTMGKPICEHQAIQLKLGEMAAKTRASELLVQDAAAAYDRGERVDMEAGMAKYFASETAVEVATEAMRIHGGYGYSKEYVVERLYRDAPLMCIGEGTNEMQRMIIAKQLVKRNPA; from the coding sequence ATGGCTGACACGACATATCTGAGTGAAGAAGACGAACGCCAGATTCTCGATTCGATCCAGAAATGGATTGAAAAGAAGGTTGCGCCTGTCGCAATGAAACTCGAGCACGACAATGAATGGCCCGCTGACCTCGTCAACGACATGACGGAGCTTGGCCTGTTCGGCGCGCTGATTCATCCCGATTATGGCGGCCTCGGCCTGTCTGCGACGACCTACTCCAAGATCGTCACCATGATTTCGGAAGAGTGGATGAGCCTGTCGGGCATCTTCAACTCTCACCTGATGATGTCGATCGTCGTGCAGAAATTCGGCACCGACAAGCAGAAGGAATACTGGCTGCCGAAGTTTGCTTCCGGCGAGCTGCGCGGCGCGCTTGGCCTGACCGAGCCGGACGCCGGCACTGACCTTCAGGGCATCCGAACCGCCGCGCGCCGGCAAGGCGACAAATACATCGTCAACGGAACGAAAACCTGGATCTCGAACGCCATCGAAGGCCACTGCGTGGCGTTGCTGGTGAAGACCGATCCGGAAGCTTCGCCCCGCTACAAGGGCATGTCGATCCTCATTACACCGAAGATCAACCCGGAGACCCGCGAGCCGCTCAAGGGCATCAAGAATGGCCGCAAGCTGGAAAAGCTCGGCTATAAGGGCATCGATTCCGGTGAATTCATTTTCGAAGATTATGAGTGCGACGCAGACCTCTGCCTCGTTGGCGGGGAAGAAGGCCAGGGCTTCTTCATGGCGACCGGCGGCCTCGAGATCGGCCGGATCAATGTGGCTGCCCGCTCGGTCGGCATTGCGCGCCGCGCGCTGCGGGAAAGCGTTCAGTATTCCCAGATCCGCAAGACGATGGGCAAGCCGATCTGCGAGCATCAGGCGATCCAGTTGAAGCTCGGCGAGATGGCCGCAAAGACGCGCGCGTCCGAACTGCTCGTGCAGGATGCGGCTGCCGCTTATGACCGCGGCGAACGTGTCGATATGGAAGCAGGCATGGCGAAATACTTCGCGTCGGAGACCGCTGTTGAGGTCGCCACCGAAGCGATGCGCATTCATGGCGGCTATGGCTATTCGAAGGAATATGTCGTCGAGCGCCTCTACCGCGATGCGCCGCTGATGTGTATCGGCGAGGGCACGAATGAGATGCAGCGCATGATCATCGCCAAACAGCTCGTAAAGCGTAATCCGGCCTGA
- a CDS encoding class I SAM-dependent methyltransferase encodes MADTKAGSNADKRPYDGPPDYRVVGRHGVFPETNHDEVARFNFLAHMNRHLAANVMPGIGEAFEARVKPAFEKKEKRGYKDRHEVRKSLVQEPMWQWWSAMRRATMENRQQAGRWVTIRQAEDLNGKVRELTENDSRLVLKPGFKQPRSTEAIDHHCMPGSYHTELVPGDVTGAANYDIGIFATTGGMLGRYNDGGGVAVAEWVKANLPDLKPRRILDIGCGLGHNVVPLAQAFPDAEIIAVDAGAPMLRYGLARAKTLGVDNITFIQGDVSELSQFEDESFDWIQSTMFLHETSYKSMPKIFAETKRLLKPGGIVLHVEQPQYTDQMSLFEQAMRDWDAFYNNEPFWTKMHEIDLDAWMEKAGFSRASIIHGGVAAVVDPEVFPEAAKDTKQEDYGRKAAWHVIGARKVA; translated from the coding sequence ATGGCTGACACGAAAGCAGGCAGCAACGCGGACAAGCGCCCCTATGATGGGCCGCCGGATTACCGCGTGGTCGGGCGCCACGGCGTCTTCCCCGAAACCAATCACGATGAAGTGGCTCGCTTCAACTTTTTGGCCCACATGAACCGCCATCTGGCTGCCAATGTGATGCCCGGCATCGGCGAGGCATTTGAAGCCCGCGTGAAGCCTGCCTTCGAGAAGAAAGAGAAGCGCGGTTACAAGGACCGGCACGAAGTTCGCAAATCCCTGGTGCAGGAACCCATGTGGCAATGGTGGTCGGCCATGCGCCGCGCCACGATGGAAAATCGCCAGCAGGCGGGCCGCTGGGTAACCATCCGTCAGGCCGAAGACCTGAATGGCAAGGTCCGCGAACTGACCGAGAATGATAGCCGCCTTGTGCTCAAGCCCGGCTTCAAGCAGCCACGCTCGACAGAAGCCATCGACCATCACTGCATGCCCGGCAGCTATCACACAGAGCTGGTTCCCGGCGACGTGACCGGCGCAGCCAATTACGACATCGGCATCTTCGCCACCACGGGCGGCATGCTCGGGCGGTACAATGATGGCGGCGGCGTCGCCGTGGCTGAATGGGTCAAGGCAAACCTGCCAGACCTCAAGCCCCGGCGCATTCTCGATATCGGCTGCGGCCTTGGCCACAATGTCGTGCCTCTGGCACAGGCATTCCCGGATGCAGAGATCATCGCCGTTGACGCCGGCGCGCCAATGCTGCGCTACGGTCTCGCCCGCGCCAAAACACTCGGCGTAGACAATATCACCTTCATTCAGGGCGATGTGTCCGAGCTTTCCCAGTTCGAGGATGAAAGCTTTGACTGGATTCAATCGACCATGTTCCTGCATGAGACCAGCTACAAATCCATGCCAAAGATCTTTGCAGAGACGAAACGCCTGCTGAAGCCGGGCGGCATCGTGCTGCATGTCGAACAGCCGCAGTATACCGATCAGATGTCCCTGTTTGAGCAGGCGATGCGCGATTGGGATGCGTTCTACAACAACGAGCCCTTCTGGACCAAGATGCACGAGATTGATCTTGATGCATGGATGGAAAAGGCTGGTTTCTCCCGTGCCTCCATCATTCACGGCGGCGTCGCGGCCGTTGTTGATCCGGAAGTGTTCCCGGAAGCGGCCAAAGACACCAAACAGGAAGACTATGGCCGCAAGGCAGCCTGGCACGTCATTGGCGCACGGAAGGTAGCTTGA